The nucleotide sequence GACATAGCTCATTCCCCTTAAAGTTCAGCGACTAGTTTATCTAAGATGTCGCTGTGTGCAGCGCCATCAATAGAGCGTTCAAGAATTTTCTCAGCACCGGCAATCGCTAATGTAGCTACTTGTTGACGTAGCTCTTCACGTGCGCGGTTACGCTCTGATTCAATTTCTGCTTGACCTGAAGCGATAATTTTTTCGCGTTCAGCTTGTGCCTTACCAGCAGCTTCTTCAATTAATTGAGTTTCGCGTTTTTTCGCGGCATCAATAATTTCAGCAGCTTGAGCTTTAGCATCTTTCAGTTGTGCAACAACTTTCTCTTGAGCAAGCTCAAGGTCTTTTTCTGCACGTTCTGAAGCTGCAAGGCCATCAGCAATAGTCTTTTGACGATCTTCGATAGCAGCCATAATTGGCGGCCATACGAACTTCATACAAAAGATCACAAATACGATAAATGCAATCGATTCACCGATTAAAGTAGCATTCATATTCATATTCGTTTCTCCTAATATCTAATTAATTCGCAAGGGTTAAAGTATTTACTTATGCACCAACAGCGAATAGTAGATATAAGCCAATACCAACACCGATCATCGCGATCGCATCGATAAGACCAGCTACGATGAACATTTTTACTTGTAGTTGTGGTGCTAATTCTGGTTGACGAGCAGCTGATTCTAAGAATTTGCCACCTAGTAGACCGAAACCAATCGCAGTACCTAATGCACCTAAGCCGATTAGTAGAGCAACAGCAATATATAACATGTGTATCTCCAGTTATTTTTTAGTTAGTTAAGTTAAAAATTAAAGTATTTAATAAAATTAAATTTGTTTTCTGAGCGTCCTTGCTCTTTTACCCTTCGGGTTAGCCCTTAAACCTTAAGGGCTATTTAGCTCAATCCGTTAAGCTCGTATTTCAGGCTTCCTACCATCCACCCCGAAGGGGTCGAATACGTTTTCCAAATAGTACGAATACTACTTAGTGATCTTCGTGCGCTAAGCTTAAGTACACGATGGTTAACATCATGAAGATAAACGCTTGAAGTGGAATTACTAATAAATGGAACGCTGCCCATAAAAAGTGAACCGGCAATTGAGCAAGACCAATTGTCGCGATCAAGATAAAGATTAATTCACCCGCGTATAAGTTACCGAACAAACGTAGTGCTAATGACACTGGACGTGCGATCAAAGTAACTGATTCTAGGATGAAGTTTACTGGGATGAATGCCCAGTGGTTAAATGGTTGAAGCGTTAATTCTTTAACGAAGCCACCTAAACCTTTAATTTTGATAGAGTAGAAGATGATTAATGCAAATACGCCAAGCGACATTGCGAACGTCATATTCATATCGGTAGTAGGAACTGATTTGATGTAAACATCATGCGGGTCCATGTCAAATGCATGTTGGCCAATAAAGCCTGCAACTGAAGGGATCCAATCAACTGGTACCCAATCCATTGCGTTCATTAACAAGATCCATACGAAGATGGTTAATGATAATGGTGCAATTAAATTGTTTTTACCGTGGAACGTCTCTTTCACGCTTGAGTCGACAAAGCCAACTACCATTTCAACAGCACATTGCCATTTGCCAGGGACACCGGTCGTTGCTTTTTTAGCAACTGAACGAAACGAAAGTAGAAATATCAAACCGAGAACAATTGACCAACCTAATGTGTCGACATGCACGGTCCAAAACCCTGCATCAGCACATGCTTTGTTAAAAGCAACGCCACTGTCTGTCATACACATTTGCGCGTTAGTCAAATGGTGATTGATATAAGAGCCTGTATCTGCAGCCATCTTCTATCCTAATTATTGTTGATTAAAGTAAAATTTATTAACTACAGCAGCCAAAAACGGCGCCACCATAGCTAAGGAATACGTTACAAAAAATGGTAACAGCGCAAGTTCTAAGAACTTAAAACACAAGGAAAACAGAATTGCTGTTAACACCATTTTTAATTTCACACCGCTATAAAACGAGTCGACTACTTGTTTCGCGGCGCGAGCTCCTGCATATCTAAATGCTTTTAGAGCAAATACAAAATTAGGGATTATGCTTACCAATCCACCAGCTATTGCTGATTGAGCGTAAGGTAATCCCCAATTAAAATAAATAATGAGCGTGCTTAGAATGGACACCAAAAACTGCATAAGTAATTGTAATTTGGCGTATTTTTTACCGGGCTCAGTTAATTTGTTAGCCACCGGTTACTCCTAAGAAACACTTTTTTAAATCTGCTATTTTAATTTTTATTATTTTTTATAGCCTTAATGCGTGCGCAAGTATACTTAATTACAGTATTTTTGCAACTTTATAGCGCCTAGATAATAGCGAAATTAGCAGTTTTTTACACTAAGACTTTTGTCCGTTATAAAAACGTTAATGAAAACATCCAATTTAGTTAATTTTGGATAAAATACCATCTAACTCGTCTAAAGATGAGTAAGAAATAACCATTTTTCCTTTGCCTTTCTTGTTGTGTTTTATTTCAACAGGAGAGCCAATACGAACGGCTAAATCTTCTTCAAGTTTTACCGTGTCCGGGTCTTTAATATCAGTCTGTTTTTCAACAACAGGCTGTTGTACTTTTTTCACTAAACTTTCTGTTTCACGAACAGTTAATTCTTTGGCAGCAACGGTTCTTGCTGTAGTGGTTTGTAAATCACCTTGTAATGCTAAAAGGGCGCGAGCGTGTCCCATTTCAATATCACCATTTTCGAGAAAGGTTTTTACATCTGGATTAAGCGCATTTAAGCGCAATAGGTTGGTTACGGTAGTGCGAGATTTACCAACGGCAGTCGCCACTTCTTGGTGGGTCAATTCAAATTCATTAAGTAATCGTTCTAAGGCAACAGCTTCTTCCATTGCATTTAGATCTTCACGTTGAATGTTTTCAATCAGTGCAATCGCAACTGCAGATTCATCTGGCACATCTTTGATTAAACAAGGGACTAAATCAATACCGGCAAGTTGCGACGCACGCCAGCGACGTTCACCAGCAATTATTTCATATTTATCTTTGCCGACAGGACGAACAACGATTGGCTGAATAATGCCTTGTGCTTTGATTGAATTTGATAGATCTTCAAGGGCTGCTTCTGACATATCTTTACGAGGTTGATATTTGCCAGGTTGTAGTTGTTCTATTGGAAGTTTTTGTAAATCGCTTTTTTCTACAACTGGTTCAGCTTGATTGGTTTGATCTTTATCTGATTTTCGAGGGCTTGATGTAAGCAGGGCATCTAAGCCTCTACCTAAACCGCGACGTTTAGAAGTACTCATGCTTTTCCTTTAACTCGCCGTAGCAAGCTGTGCTTGTTTTTTTAATACTTCACCGGCCAGCGCTAAATAGGCTTTTGCGCCAGTTGCCGATTTATCATAATACATTGCTGGAGCACCAAAAGACGGTGCTTCCGCTAAACGCACATTGCGAGGGATCACAGTGCGATAGACTTTATCACCAAAATGACGTTTTAGTTGTTCAGAAACGTCGTTCGCTAAGCGATTACGAGGGTCATACATGGTGCGTAAAATCCCTTCGATGTGTAAATCTTTATTCACCACCGAAGATAATTTAGAAATGGTATCCATCAATGCCGTTAAACCTTCTAACGCATAATATTCACATTGCATAGGTACCAATACTGAATCGGCAGCAGCCATAGCATTAACGGTAAGCATGTTTAGTGAAGGTGGACAGTCAATAATGATAAAATCATAACCATCTTTGAAAGGTTCTAAAGCATTTTTTAAGCGAAGTTCACGGGCGTAAACTTCCATCAATTTTATTTCTGCAGCGGTTACGTCGGTATTTGCAGCCAATAAGTCGTAACCACCAGTGGTTTCGGTACAAATCACTTCCGATAGTGGTTTTTCATCAACGAGTAATTCGTAACTAGTTGACTCAACTTCATATTTATCAATACCACTACCCATAGTAGCGTTACCTTGTGGATCAAGGTCAATCAACAATACTTTACGTTTGGTTGCTGCTAGAGATGCAGCTAAATTCACCGACGTCGTTGTTTTACCAACACCACCTTTTTGGTTGGCTATTGCGATAGTTTTTCCCACAGTTTCCCCGCGAAGCTTTTGCAAAAAAATTAATTATTATATTTAGCGATATCTTTCGAAATATCTTTTGAAAATTGTCTTGGAATTCGTTATCGAACTGTTGTCCGAAAAAATCCGAATAACTAACTTACCAAAAAACGATAGTAAATAGCGAATTATTTTGACTTTTTCAGCTCAATTAAATGTCTTTCACCAATAAGTTCCGGTACCGCAAGGGTAAAACTGGCAACTAGCTCAATATCTTTATCCATTGCCGCCAGTTCTTCTTTTGGATACTGGCCCTTAAGTGCATAGAATCGACCATTTTCATCAATCAAATGTCGACACCAAGTAACCATATCTTCTATTGAGGCAAATGCTCGAGATAACACCCCATCAAAAGGTACATCGGGGGTATATTTTTCGACTCGAGATTGCACTGGAGTGACGTTTTCAAGCTTCAACTGATACACCACTTGCTTTAAAAAGGTAACTCGTTTGCCAAGACTATCAAGCAATACAAAATTCTTTTCTGGATACATGATTGCTAGTGGAATACCAGGTAAACCAGGGCCAGTTCCGACATCAATGAAGTTTTCACCGTTAAGAAGAGGGCCATTAACTAGAGAATCTAAAATGTGTTTTACCAACATTTCTTCAGGATCACGGACAGACGTTAAGTTATACGCCTTATTCCATTTGTTTAGCAGCTCAACGTACCCAACAAGTTTTTCAATTTGCTGTTGAGAAAGGTTGAGATCTGTTTTCGCAATCAATGCTTTTAAGTCGGAAGTTAAATCCATTATAGGAACCTTTAGAGGGTGTAGAATTAATAACAGTTTTTATATCGTCACCGATAGAAAGCATTCATCCAGAGGTTGCGGCCTACGCCGCAATGACGGTGAACAGTTTCTATGAAAGCATTCACATTACGCGCTTTTGCGCAATAAACCGTGTTTCTTCAAGTAAACCAGTAATAAAGATACAGCCGCTGGAGTAATACCAGATATACGTGATGCTTTACCTAAGGTTTCTGGACGAGAATCAGTTAGCTTAGCAACAACTTCATTTGATAAACCTGAAATCTTAGAAAAATCAAAGTCAGCCGGAATAATGGTATTTTCATGACGTTTCTTCTTATCGATCTCTTCTTGTTGACGATCGATATAGCCTTGATATTTCGTTTGAATTTCAACTTGTTCCATTGCTTGTGAATCATCTAAACCAGGGCCAAATTCATCAATGGACATTAACTCTTCATAGCGAGTTTCTGGTCGACGTAATAAATCTTCTAAATTGGCTTCTTTGGTCAATGGATTTTTCAACATTGGATTTAAACGATCTAAGGCTGCATGATCCTTATGTACCCATGTTGATCGTAAACGTTGACGTTCAAGCTCAATATTTTCCATTTTTTCGCAGAAACGAGCCCAACGATCATCACCAACAAGACCTAATTCACGGCCTTTTTCAGTCAAACGAATATCCGCGTTATCTTCGCGTAATAATAAGCGGTATTCGGCGCGAGAAGTAAACATACGGTACGGTTCTTTGGTACCTAGTGTTGATAAATCATCAATTAAAACGCCCATGTAAGCTTGTTCACGACCAGGTGTCCAACCTTCTTTGCCTTGTGCACGGCAAGCAGCATTTAAGCCCGCTATTAAACCTTGTGCTCCTGCTTCTTCGTAGCCTGTCGTACCATTAATTTGGCCAGCAAAGAATAAATTATCCATATGCTTGGTTTCTAAGGTTTGTTTCAAATCACGAGGATCGAAGTAATCATACTCAATGGCATAACCAGGACGAGTGATATGGGCGTTCTCAAAACCTTTGATTGAGCGAACTAAATTCATTTGAACATCAAATGGCAAGCTCGTAGAAATACCATTTGGATAAATTTCATGCGTTGTTAAACCTTCTGGCTCAACGAATATTTGATGAGAGTCTTTATCACTAAAGCGCATTATTTTGTCTTCAATCGAAGGGCAGTAACGTGGGCCAATACCTTCAATAACACCGGTATACATAGGGCTACGATCTAAGCCATCACGAATAATATCGTGAGTATTTGTATTGGTGTGAGTGATAAAACATGGAATTTGTTGAGGGTGATTTTTACTATCCCCCATAAACGAGAACGTTGGAACTGGTGTATCACCAGGTTGTTCTTGCATTTGGCTAAAATCTAACGTTCTAGCGTCTAAACGAGGCGGTGTACCTGTCTTTAAACGATCGATCCTAAATGGTAGATCACGTAAACGCGCTGCTAAACCAACAGATGCTGGGTCACCAGCTCGACCACCTTCATAATTGTTCAGACCAATATGAATCTGGCCTGCAAGGAAAGTACCGACGGTTAAAACCACGGTATGACCTTTAAAGTTAAGGCCCATTTCAGTTTTAACACCAGTAACTTTGTCGCCTTCAACGATCAAATCATTACAAGCTTGTTGGAAAATAGTTAAATTTTCTTGGTTTTCCAAATAGTTACGTACATACGCTTTATACAATAAACGATCCGCTTGTGCGCGTGTAGCACGAACAGCTGGTCCTTTTGATGAGTTTAATGTGCGAAATTGGATCCCAGCGTGATCGGTGGCTTCAGCCATCAATCCACCAAGAGCATCAATCTCTTTCACCAGGTGTCCTTTACCAATACCACCAATGGCGGGATTACATGACATTGCACCTAACGTATCGATGTTATGAGTTAGTAGTAATGTTTTACAGCCCATGCGAGCTGCAGCCAAACTAGCTTCAGTTCCAGCATGTCCACCACCAACAACAATTACATCAAACGTATCTTGATACCACATTCAAAAAAATCCTAAACGATCTATTTATTAAAGATGCTAATTGTACCGTTATTTTTTACTAAGGGGAACGATCAAAATGTTAAAAAGATCATAGTTCGGATCTTAAATAATATATAAAGATCTATATATAGATCTTATTATTATTACTTATTAAGGAATGCATTTTTAGTGGATAAGTCATTTTTATCTTTATATAACATTAACTTAAAGTAGATCGTTTGCTGTGATCAAAGTTTGATCAACTCACTTATAACCTATGATCAAAAGGGCTGTTTATCCACAAGACGATCTGGAATTTTTTATGTGCACTGAATAATAATAAGAAATTAATAGTTTTTACCCAGTTTTATCCACAGATGATGTTTTTAAGATCGTAAATTGTGGATAATATCGTTATAACTGATCTAAAACAGATCTAATTTGCTGGTTATCCACTGGTTTGCGGCCAGTTCTGGATCATCAATATTACTTATATCTATGGTGAGTAGGTCAGACAATTGCTTAGAACCTTTATCTAACATTATGTTATTTAAGGATTTTCCTGCTTCGCAAAAGGTGTCATAGTTTGAATCACCTACTGCGATCACTAAGAAAGGTAGATCATTAAAGTTGTGATCACTGGTTTTTAGCTGGTGGACAAAATTTTCGATGTTTTCAGGAAAATCACCGGCACCGTGAGTAGAAGTGCATAAAAGCCAAATTTGCTGATCACGATTAATCTTGTCAAAATCCGGTTGAAAATGAATTTCTGTTGTGTGGCCATTAGCTTCTAAAACTTCTTGTGCTGCCTCTGCGACATACTCAGTTCCACCCAACATTGAGCCAACGATAATTTGAAATGATGACATTTGCAGTCCTTAAAATGTTTATTTACCGATACAGAATGAACTGAAGATTTGTCCTAAAAGATCATCAGAAGTGAACTCTCCGGTGATCTCATTTAGGTGTTGCTGACAAATACGTAGCTCTTCCGCTAGGATTTCACCGGCAACATAAGACTCTAACTGCTCTAAACCGGTAATAAGGTGCTGATGGGCACTTTCTAATGCGGTTAAATGGCGACGTCGAGCCATGAAGCTGCCTTCCATTGAACCTTGATAGCCCATACACTGTTTTAAATGATCTTTTAACTCTGTGACGCCAGCACCTGTTTTAGCGGATAGAGAAACAGTGTCACTGTCGTGCTCAACAGTCATGCCGGTGCTAATACCACTTACGTCAGCCTTGTTTTTAACAATGGTTAAGCCCATATTTTCTGGTAAACGTTGAAAAAACTCCGGCCAAAATGCTTTAGGGTTACTATGATCGTCTTTGGCCGAATCAATCATCAATAACACTCGATCGGCCTGTTCTATTTCTTTCCAAGCGCGTTCTATGCCAATTTGTTCAACTTTATCTGGGCTTTCCCTCAAACCGGCGGTATCGATAATATGCAGTGGCATACCATCGATATGAATTTGCTCAGTAAGTACGTCTCTGGTGGTACCTTCAATATCGGTGACAATTGCCGAGTCTTTGCCACTTAAGGCGTTTAATAGGCTTGATTTACCAGCGTTAGGGCGACCAGCAATAACAACGCGCATCCCTTCACGGATAATTGCACCTTGTTGGGCTTGTTTAATAACATCGTAAACACTGTCGATGATAGCTTTAAGATCGGTATTTATTTTGGTATCGGCAAGAAAGTCTATTTCTTCTTCTGGAAAATCGATCGCCGCTTCTACATACATACGTAAATGAATAACGTCTTCAACCAATTGATGCACAAGTTTGGAGAAATCACCTTGCAGTGAGTGCAGGGCAGCGCGTGCTGCTTGTTCAGAGCTTGAATTGATTAAATCGGCAATTGCTTCCGCTTGGGTTAAATCAAGTTTATCGTTTAAAAACGCTTGTTCTGAGAATTCACCAGGGCGAGCCATACGCACACCTGAAATTGTTAGAATGTGATTTAACAACATATCTAAAATTACTGGGCCACCATGACCTTGTAATTCAATAACATCTTCACCGGTAAATGAATTAGGGCCTTTAAAATATAACGCGATACCTTGGTCTATTACATGTTGGTTTTGATCATAAAACGGTAGGTATTCGGCTTTACGAATTTCCGGAATTTTACCTAGTACCTGTTCTGCTACGGTTTTAGCGAGCGGACCTGAGACCCTAATGATACCGACGCCACCTCTACCTGGCGCGGTCGCTTGCGCGGCGATTGTTTCAGTATTTGAGCTAGCAACGTTTGTATTAGGCATTAGTTAATTCGCAGTTCAGTGTAAATAGGGTAATAGGCTGTATTATAAACACAAAAGTTATCAGTGACTAGAAATAGAAAAGGCAGCCAATGGCTGCCTTTGAAAACTGTTTTACTGTCTATTCAACAAGTTACTTTTTATTCGCTTTCGCTAACTTGGCTTTCTCTTCAGCTTTATCGATACCGCGGAAGATAATTAGCATTTGAATAATTGTAATTACGTTCGATACGAACCAGTAAAGTACTAATCCTGATGGGAACCATAAGAAGAAGAACGTAAAGAATACTGGCATCCATTGCATCATTTTTTGTTGCATTGGATCTTGAGACATTGCCGGTTGCAGCTTCTGCATTAGCAACATCGACGCACCCATTAGAATCGGTAAGATAAAGTATGGGTCTTTTGATGATAAATCAGTGATCCATAAACCAAATTCTGCGTGACGTAATTCTACTGATTCGATAAATACCCAGTAAAGTGCAAGGAAGATAGGCATTTGTAGTAAAAGAGGGAAACAACCACCTGCAGGGTTTACTTTCTCTTTCTTATACAATTCCATCATTGCTTGTGACATTTTTTGACGATCATCACCATAGCGCTCTTTTAAGGCCGCCATCTTAGGTTGGATCTTACGCATTTTAGCCATTGAGGTGTATTGCGTTTTCGTCAGTGGGTACATTAACGTTTTCACTACGATAGTGATACAGATAATGGCAATACCCCAGTTCACAACGAAATCTTGGATAATGATTAATAACCAGAATAACGGTTGTGAGATCATCCAAAGGAAGCCGTAGTCTACAGTAAGATCAAGACCTTCAGCGATTTTCTCTAGTTTTTCTTGATCTTTAGGACCTACATAAAAAGTTGCTGATGTTGTTTGCTCAGAGCCTGGCGCAATTGAAATAGCTGGTTGTCTAAAACCAATAACCGCTTCACCAGTACTTGCTAGGTAAGTCGTGTAAATTTTGTTATTAGTCGATTGGTTCGGTACCCACGCTGATACAAAGTAATGCTGTAACATACCAACCCAACCACCTTTGGTGTTTTGGTTTAAGTTTGCATCTTCAATATCATCAAAATCGTATTTTTCGTAGCGTTCTTCAGCTGTAGAATAAGCTGCACCACGATATGTAGGCATCATCATTGAAGAACCAGATTCTACCGTTGTAGACTGTTTAAGTTGACCGTACATTTCAACAGAAGCATTTGCAGCACTATTGTTGGTAACCTTGTAACTAACTTCAACATCATACTTACCTTTGGTTAGGGTAAATGTTTTTACATAAACGATGTCATTGTTGTTGAATGTTAAGTCAACGATTAACTGGTCACCTGAAAGCGTATAGTTAGTTTGCGCGCTAGTATAGATTGCACGAGCGCCGGGTTTATCAGCGCCTTGGGCACCAATCAAACCACTTTGAGCGACATAATTGTAACCGTCGGTAGTTAATATCGGCATTGCAACGCCGCTACCTTGCTCTGTGTCATATTGTAGTAACTTAGCCGAAATGATATCGCCGCCTTCAGTATCTACTTTAAGCTCTAAAACATCAGAGCTAATGGTAATAACTTTACCTGAAGTAGGGGCTTGAGTAATCGTTTGTTGTGCATCAGAAGCTGATGGAATGAATTCATCCGACGCTACTTCGTTTGCTGGCATATCGCTAGATACAGACGTTTGTTGTGGCGTTTGTACTGGAGCTTGGTCTACTTGCCATTGTTGGAAAAGTAAGAAACTTACCACCAATAAAGCAACAAATAGCAATCCGCGTTGTGATT is from Thalassotalea crassostreae and encodes:
- the atpF gene encoding F0F1 ATP synthase subunit B, coding for MNMNATLIGESIAFIVFVIFCMKFVWPPIMAAIEDRQKTIADGLAASERAEKDLELAQEKVVAQLKDAKAQAAEIIDAAKKRETQLIEEAAGKAQAEREKIIASGQAEIESERNRAREELRQQVATLAIAGAEKILERSIDGAAHSDILDKLVAEL
- the atpE gene encoding F0F1 ATP synthase subunit C, whose protein sequence is MLYIAVALLIGLGALGTAIGFGLLGGKFLESAARQPELAPQLQVKMFIVAGLIDAIAMIGVGIGLYLLFAVGA
- the atpB gene encoding F0F1 ATP synthase subunit A — protein: MAADTGSYINHHLTNAQMCMTDSGVAFNKACADAGFWTVHVDTLGWSIVLGLIFLLSFRSVAKKATTGVPGKWQCAVEMVVGFVDSSVKETFHGKNNLIAPLSLTIFVWILLMNAMDWVPVDWIPSVAGFIGQHAFDMDPHDVYIKSVPTTDMNMTFAMSLGVFALIIFYSIKIKGLGGFVKELTLQPFNHWAFIPVNFILESVTLIARPVSLALRLFGNLYAGELIFILIATIGLAQLPVHFLWAAFHLLVIPLQAFIFMMLTIVYLSLAHEDH
- a CDS encoding ATP synthase subunit I, which codes for MANKLTEPGKKYAKLQLLMQFLVSILSTLIIYFNWGLPYAQSAIAGGLVSIIPNFVFALKAFRYAGARAAKQVVDSFYSGVKLKMVLTAILFSLCFKFLELALLPFFVTYSLAMVAPFLAAVVNKFYFNQQ
- a CDS encoding ParB/RepB/Spo0J family partition protein; translation: MSTSKRRGLGRGLDALLTSSPRKSDKDQTNQAEPVVEKSDLQKLPIEQLQPGKYQPRKDMSEAALEDLSNSIKAQGIIQPIVVRPVGKDKYEIIAGERRWRASQLAGIDLVPCLIKDVPDESAVAIALIENIQREDLNAMEEAVALERLLNEFELTHQEVATAVGKSRTTVTNLLRLNALNPDVKTFLENGDIEMGHARALLALQGDLQTTTARTVAAKELTVRETESLVKKVQQPVVEKQTDIKDPDTVKLEEDLAVRIGSPVEIKHNKKGKGKMVISYSSLDELDGILSKIN
- a CDS encoding ParA family protein — its product is MGKTIAIANQKGGVGKTTTSVNLAASLAATKRKVLLIDLDPQGNATMGSGIDKYEVESTSYELLVDEKPLSEVICTETTGGYDLLAANTDVTAAEIKLMEVYARELRLKNALEPFKDGYDFIIIDCPPSLNMLTVNAMAAADSVLVPMQCEYYALEGLTALMDTISKLSSVVNKDLHIEGILRTMYDPRNRLANDVSEQLKRHFGDKVYRTVIPRNVRLAEAPSFGAPAMYYDKSATGAKAYLALAGEVLKKQAQLATAS
- the rsmG gene encoding 16S rRNA (guanine(527)-N(7))-methyltransferase RsmG; the protein is MDLTSDLKALIAKTDLNLSQQQIEKLVGYVELLNKWNKAYNLTSVRDPEEMLVKHILDSLVNGPLLNGENFIDVGTGPGLPGIPLAIMYPEKNFVLLDSLGKRVTFLKQVVYQLKLENVTPVQSRVEKYTPDVPFDGVLSRAFASIEDMVTWCRHLIDENGRFYALKGQYPKEELAAMDKDIELVASFTLAVPELIGERHLIELKKSK
- the mnmG gene encoding tRNA uridine-5-carboxymethylaminomethyl(34) synthesis enzyme MnmG — its product is MWYQDTFDVIVVGGGHAGTEASLAAARMGCKTLLLTHNIDTLGAMSCNPAIGGIGKGHLVKEIDALGGLMAEATDHAGIQFRTLNSSKGPAVRATRAQADRLLYKAYVRNYLENQENLTIFQQACNDLIVEGDKVTGVKTEMGLNFKGHTVVLTVGTFLAGQIHIGLNNYEGGRAGDPASVGLAARLRDLPFRIDRLKTGTPPRLDARTLDFSQMQEQPGDTPVPTFSFMGDSKNHPQQIPCFITHTNTNTHDIIRDGLDRSPMYTGVIEGIGPRYCPSIEDKIMRFSDKDSHQIFVEPEGLTTHEIYPNGISTSLPFDVQMNLVRSIKGFENAHITRPGYAIEYDYFDPRDLKQTLETKHMDNLFFAGQINGTTGYEEAGAQGLIAGLNAACRAQGKEGWTPGREQAYMGVLIDDLSTLGTKEPYRMFTSRAEYRLLLREDNADIRLTEKGRELGLVGDDRWARFCEKMENIELERQRLRSTWVHKDHAALDRLNPMLKNPLTKEANLEDLLRRPETRYEELMSIDEFGPGLDDSQAMEQVEIQTKYQGYIDRQQEEIDKKKRHENTIIPADFDFSKISGLSNEVVAKLTDSRPETLGKASRISGITPAAVSLLLVYLKKHGLLRKSA
- the mioC gene encoding FMN-binding protein MioC; protein product: MSSFQIIVGSMLGGTEYVAEAAQEVLEANGHTTEIHFQPDFDKINRDQQIWLLCTSTHGAGDFPENIENFVHQLKTSDHNFNDLPFLVIAVGDSNYDTFCEAGKSLNNIMLDKGSKQLSDLLTIDISNIDDPELAANQWITSKLDLF
- the mnmE gene encoding tRNA uridine-5-carboxymethylaminomethyl(34) synthesis GTPase MnmE, translated to MPNTNVASSNTETIAAQATAPGRGGVGIIRVSGPLAKTVAEQVLGKIPEIRKAEYLPFYDQNQHVIDQGIALYFKGPNSFTGEDVIELQGHGGPVILDMLLNHILTISGVRMARPGEFSEQAFLNDKLDLTQAEAIADLINSSSEQAARAALHSLQGDFSKLVHQLVEDVIHLRMYVEAAIDFPEEEIDFLADTKINTDLKAIIDSVYDVIKQAQQGAIIREGMRVVIAGRPNAGKSSLLNALSGKDSAIVTDIEGTTRDVLTEQIHIDGMPLHIIDTAGLRESPDKVEQIGIERAWKEIEQADRVLLMIDSAKDDHSNPKAFWPEFFQRLPENMGLTIVKNKADVSGISTGMTVEHDSDTVSLSAKTGAGVTELKDHLKQCMGYQGSMEGSFMARRRHLTALESAHQHLITGLEQLESYVAGEILAEELRICQQHLNEITGEFTSDDLLGQIFSSFCIGK
- the yidC gene encoding membrane protein insertase YidC, giving the protein MESQRGLLFVALLVVSFLLFQQWQVDQAPVQTPQQTSVSSDMPANEVASDEFIPSASDAQQTITQAPTSGKVITISSDVLELKVDTEGGDIISAKLLQYDTEQGSGVAMPILTTDGYNYVAQSGLIGAQGADKPGARAIYTSAQTNYTLSGDQLIVDLTFNNNDIVYVKTFTLTKGKYDVEVSYKVTNNSAANASVEMYGQLKQSTTVESGSSMMMPTYRGAAYSTAEERYEKYDFDDIEDANLNQNTKGGWVGMLQHYFVSAWVPNQSTNNKIYTTYLASTGEAVIGFRQPAISIAPGSEQTTSATFYVGPKDQEKLEKIAEGLDLTVDYGFLWMISQPLFWLLIIIQDFVVNWGIAIICITIVVKTLMYPLTKTQYTSMAKMRKIQPKMAALKERYGDDRQKMSQAMMELYKKEKVNPAGGCFPLLLQMPIFLALYWVFIESVELRHAEFGLWITDLSSKDPYFILPILMGASMLLMQKLQPAMSQDPMQQKMMQWMPVFFTFFFLWFPSGLVLYWFVSNVITIIQMLIIFRGIDKAEEKAKLAKANKK